In Bombus terrestris chromosome 6, iyBomTerr1.2, whole genome shotgun sequence, a single window of DNA contains:
- the LOC100647261 gene encoding pancreatic triacylglycerol lipase isoform X1: MSSVKILVLLVVVLSAFAHSQNTLFNDVQSVIKSMFKTTRDPAMFNLYTRENPFGEEQLFLNNTEVLYASHFNESRPTKFIIHGFSDTGNEAWVRGLIDAYLLHEDVNVIVVGWGVLAADVYPVAANNTRKVGEFLGDFLEFLNRESNLEYKDVHISGHSLGSHVAGYAGAYLDGRIGRITGLDPASPLFETVFGIVDPEYRLDPTDAQFVDVIHTSGPAFGFLAPLGHADFYPNNGKFPQPGCSFLPTTTYCSHSRAHQYMTESIGSTAGFKARTCENWEKYIEGRCDYNPIVLMGEYASTSLRGKFYLTTNDVPPFAIE, from the exons ATGTCATCCGTCAAAATTCTCGTCCTTTTAGTGGTCGTTCTGTCAG CGTTCGCGCATTCACAAAACACACTGTTCAACGATGTGCAATCGGTCATCAAGTCCATGTTCAAGACCACCCGTGATCCCGCTATGTTCAATCTGTACACCAG AGAAAATCCGTTTGGCGAGGAGCAGCTGTTTCTAAACAACACCGAGGTTCTTTACGCATCTCACTTCAATGAAAGTCGACCAACGAAATTCATTATTCACGGATTTAGTGACACCGGAAACGAAGCCTGGGTACGAGGTTTGATAGATG CGTATCTACTTCATGAAGATGTAAATGTGATAGTAGTTGGATGGGGAGTTTTGGCGGCCGACGTTTATCCAGTAGCGGCAAACAACACACGGAAAGTGGGCGAGTTTCTTGgagattttttagaatttttgaaTCGCGAGTCGAATCTTGAATACAAGGATGTTCACATCAGTGGTCATAGCTTGGGCTCACACGTGGCAGGATACGCTGGAGCTTACTTGGATGGACGTATTGGCAGAATAACAG GCCTAGATCCAGCTAGTCCGTTGTTTGAAACAGTCTTCGGAATTGTCGATCCAGAATACAGATTAGATCCAACCGATGCCCAATTCGTGGACGTAATTCATACGAGTGGTCCTGCCTTTGGATTTTTGGCTCCACTTGGCCACGCTGATTTTTATCCTAACAATGGGAAGTTTCCACAACCTGGTTGCTCGTTTCTACCAACTACAA CTTACTGCAGCCATTCGCGAGCTCATCAGTACATGACAGAGAGTATAGGCAGTACGGCTGGTTTTAAAGCAAGAACCTGTGAAAATTGGGAGAAATACATAGAGGGACGTTGCGATTACAATCCGATTGTTCTGATGGGAGAATACGCGTCCACGTC GTTGCGAGGAAAATTTTACTTAACAACGAACGACGTACCTCCGTTCGCAATAGAATGA
- the LOC100647261 gene encoding pancreatic triacylglycerol lipase isoform X2 encodes MFKTTRDPAMFNLYTRENPFGEEQLFLNNTEVLYASHFNESRPTKFIIHGFSDTGNEAWVRGLIDAYLLHEDVNVIVVGWGVLAADVYPVAANNTRKVGEFLGDFLEFLNRESNLEYKDVHISGHSLGSHVAGYAGAYLDGRIGRITGLDPASPLFETVFGIVDPEYRLDPTDAQFVDVIHTSGPAFGFLAPLGHADFYPNNGKFPQPGCSFLPTTTYCSHSRAHQYMTESIGSTAGFKARTCENWEKYIEGRCDYNPIVLMGEYASTSLRGKFYLTTNDVPPFAIE; translated from the exons ATGTTCAAGACCACCCGTGATCCCGCTATGTTCAATCTGTACACCAG AGAAAATCCGTTTGGCGAGGAGCAGCTGTTTCTAAACAACACCGAGGTTCTTTACGCATCTCACTTCAATGAAAGTCGACCAACGAAATTCATTATTCACGGATTTAGTGACACCGGAAACGAAGCCTGGGTACGAGGTTTGATAGATG CGTATCTACTTCATGAAGATGTAAATGTGATAGTAGTTGGATGGGGAGTTTTGGCGGCCGACGTTTATCCAGTAGCGGCAAACAACACACGGAAAGTGGGCGAGTTTCTTGgagattttttagaatttttgaaTCGCGAGTCGAATCTTGAATACAAGGATGTTCACATCAGTGGTCATAGCTTGGGCTCACACGTGGCAGGATACGCTGGAGCTTACTTGGATGGACGTATTGGCAGAATAACAG GCCTAGATCCAGCTAGTCCGTTGTTTGAAACAGTCTTCGGAATTGTCGATCCAGAATACAGATTAGATCCAACCGATGCCCAATTCGTGGACGTAATTCATACGAGTGGTCCTGCCTTTGGATTTTTGGCTCCACTTGGCCACGCTGATTTTTATCCTAACAATGGGAAGTTTCCACAACCTGGTTGCTCGTTTCTACCAACTACAA CTTACTGCAGCCATTCGCGAGCTCATCAGTACATGACAGAGAGTATAGGCAGTACGGCTGGTTTTAAAGCAAGAACCTGTGAAAATTGGGAGAAATACATAGAGGGACGTTGCGATTACAATCCGATTGTTCTGATGGGAGAATACGCGTCCACGTC GTTGCGAGGAAAATTTTACTTAACAACGAACGACGTACCTCCGTTCGCAATAGAATGA